The Methylobacterium sp. PvR107 genome contains a region encoding:
- a CDS encoding acyl CoA:acetate/3-ketoacid CoA transferase, with product MGSLKNKIVSADEAAAILQDGDMVAVSGFVGIGTPDELILALARRFEAGAGPHGIGLMFAAAPGDGKERGLNRLAIPGLVKRVVGGHWALVPKLGAMAVEGQIEAYNLPLGVVSHLYREIAAHTPGHITKVGLRTFVDPRLEGGKLNAVTTEDLVSVVELGGESWLHYKAFPVNVALIRGTTADPAGNITMEREALTLDNLAAAMAAKNSGGFVIAQVERLAEAGSLNPREVQVPGILVDCVVLSQPENHRQTYGTPYNHAFTGRQRVPLDRVPPMALDARKVVARRCAFELPPGGVVNLGIGMPEGVAAVAAEERVLKYLTLTAEPGVIGGLPQGGLDFGAALNPAAVLHQNQQFDFYDGGGLDLACLGLAQCDAEGNVNVSRFGKRLAGAGGFINISQNAKSLVFAGTFTADGLKVAIEGDGIRILTEGRSQKFMAAVEQVTFSGAYAAERGQPVLYVTERCVFRRTRAGMELVEVAPGVDIARDILGQMGFAPIVRNPKPMDPRLFREAVMGLEPWLLGLSMAERISYDAERNILFSNLEGFQVRTIEDVELVRREYERACQEIGRKVHLIANYDGFEIDPTVSDAYFSAIAYLEKRYYETASRYTTSAFLRLKLGASLASRDLAPHVFETRAEAQARNTAQGVTLKPRIAMSDPERSEPDLPQPPKEPLDA from the coding sequence ATGGGCAGCCTGAAGAACAAGATTGTCAGCGCCGACGAGGCCGCCGCCATCCTGCAGGACGGCGACATGGTCGCTGTCTCGGGCTTCGTCGGCATCGGCACCCCCGACGAGCTGATCCTGGCGCTGGCCCGCCGCTTCGAAGCGGGCGCCGGCCCGCACGGGATCGGGCTGATGTTCGCCGCCGCCCCCGGCGACGGCAAGGAGCGCGGCCTCAACCGCCTCGCGATTCCCGGCCTCGTGAAGCGCGTCGTCGGCGGCCATTGGGCGCTCGTGCCGAAGCTCGGCGCCATGGCGGTCGAGGGGCAGATCGAGGCTTACAATCTGCCGCTCGGCGTGGTCTCGCATCTGTACCGGGAGATCGCCGCCCATACGCCGGGCCACATCACCAAGGTGGGCCTGCGTACCTTCGTGGATCCGCGGCTCGAAGGCGGCAAGCTCAACGCCGTCACGACGGAAGATCTCGTCAGCGTGGTCGAGCTCGGCGGCGAATCCTGGCTCCACTACAAGGCGTTTCCGGTGAACGTCGCGCTGATCCGCGGCACCACGGCCGACCCTGCCGGCAACATCACCATGGAGCGCGAGGCGCTGACGCTGGACAACCTCGCCGCCGCCATGGCGGCGAAGAACTCGGGCGGCTTCGTCATCGCCCAGGTGGAGCGTCTGGCGGAGGCCGGCTCCCTGAACCCGCGGGAGGTGCAGGTCCCGGGCATCCTGGTCGATTGCGTGGTGCTCAGCCAGCCGGAGAACCATCGGCAGACCTACGGCACGCCCTACAACCACGCCTTCACCGGCCGCCAGCGCGTGCCGCTCGACCGGGTCCCGCCGATGGCGCTCGACGCCCGCAAGGTGGTGGCCCGGCGCTGCGCCTTCGAATTGCCGCCCGGCGGCGTCGTCAATCTCGGCATCGGCATGCCGGAGGGCGTCGCGGCGGTCGCCGCCGAGGAGCGGGTGCTCAAATACCTGACGCTCACCGCCGAGCCCGGGGTGATCGGCGGCCTGCCGCAGGGCGGGCTCGATTTCGGCGCTGCGCTGAACCCGGCCGCGGTGCTGCACCAGAACCAGCAATTCGACTTCTACGACGGCGGCGGCCTCGATCTCGCCTGCCTCGGCCTCGCCCAGTGCGACGCCGAGGGCAACGTCAATGTCAGCCGGTTCGGCAAGCGGCTCGCGGGCGCGGGCGGCTTCATCAACATCTCGCAGAACGCCAAGAGCCTCGTTTTCGCCGGCACCTTCACGGCCGACGGCCTCAAGGTCGCGATCGAGGGCGACGGGATCCGGATCCTCACCGAGGGGCGCTCGCAGAAGTTCATGGCGGCGGTCGAGCAGGTGACCTTCTCGGGGGCCTACGCGGCCGAGCGCGGCCAGCCGGTGCTGTACGTGACCGAGCGCTGCGTGTTCCGGCGGACCCGGGCCGGGATGGAACTCGTCGAGGTTGCGCCGGGGGTCGACATCGCGCGGGACATCCTCGGCCAGATGGGTTTCGCGCCGATCGTGCGGAACCCGAAGCCGATGGATCCGCGTCTGTTCCGCGAGGCCGTGATGGGGCTGGAGCCGTGGCTGCTCGGCCTCTCCATGGCGGAGCGGATCAGCTACGATGCGGAGCGCAACATCCTGTTCTCGAACCTCGAGGGCTTTCAGGTCCGGACCATCGAGGATGTCGAGCTGGTGCGCCGGGAATACGAGCGCGCCTGCCAGGAGATCGGCCGCAAGGTTCACCTGATCGCCAATTACGACGGGTTCGAGATCGACCCGACGGTGAGCGATGCCTATTTCTCGGCCATCGCTTATCTGGAAAAGCGGTACTATGAGACAGCGTCGCGCTATACGACGAGCGCGTTCCTGAGATTGAAACTCGGCGCCTCGCTGGCGAGCCGCGATCTGGCTCCCCACGTATTCGAGACAAGAGCCGAGGCACAGGCGAGGAATACGGCCCAGGGCGTGACCCTCAAGCCGCGGATTGCGATGTCGGATCCCGAACGATCGGAGCCCGACCTGCCGCAGCCGCCGAAGGAACCGTTGGATGCCTGA
- the phaC gene encoding class III poly(R)-hydroxyalkanoic acid synthase subunit PhaC, whose protein sequence is MADLESPKGPAAPLNLTPAALLAEVGTLGRRLSEGARLFADVSDADVEIATTPKDLVWSQDKVSLYRYRPLAESKGLPPVLIVYGLIGRYTMADLQEDRSLVRNLLNLGLDLYVVDWGNPGRADRYVTIDDYVDGYLAECVAFIQEAAGRETISLLGICEGGVFTTCYAALYPETVNAMVLTITPIDFHADARDARAGHGFINVWTRSLTPEDIDRLIDAQGSLPGAFMGSVFSMMTPMRTMTKYNLDLLDALDDKKKFLNFLRMEKWIADRPDHPGEAAKQWLKDLYQDNKLVQSSFELGGRRVDLKAITCPVLNVYAQDDHIIPPATSQALKDKIGTTDYTEMGLPGGHVGVFVGGKAQKLLGSGIADWLGQRGSDAR, encoded by the coding sequence ATGGCTGATCTGGAGAGCCCGAAGGGGCCGGCCGCTCCGCTGAATCTCACCCCGGCCGCATTGCTGGCCGAGGTCGGCACCCTCGGCCGCCGCCTCAGCGAGGGCGCCAGGCTGTTCGCCGATGTCAGCGACGCGGACGTGGAGATCGCCACCACGCCGAAGGATCTGGTCTGGAGCCAGGACAAGGTCAGCCTCTACCGCTACCGGCCGCTCGCCGAGAGCAAGGGCCTGCCGCCGGTGCTGATCGTCTACGGGCTGATCGGCCGCTACACGATGGCCGATCTGCAGGAGGACCGCTCCCTCGTCCGCAACCTGCTGAATCTCGGCCTCGACCTCTACGTGGTCGATTGGGGCAATCCCGGCCGGGCCGACCGCTATGTCACGATCGACGATTACGTGGACGGCTATCTCGCCGAGTGCGTCGCCTTCATCCAGGAGGCGGCCGGGCGGGAGACGATCAGCCTGCTCGGAATCTGCGAGGGCGGCGTCTTCACCACCTGCTACGCCGCGCTCTACCCCGAGACCGTCAACGCGATGGTGCTGACCATCACGCCGATCGACTTCCACGCCGATGCCCGCGATGCCCGGGCCGGCCACGGCTTCATCAACGTCTGGACACGCTCGCTGACGCCCGAGGATATCGACCGGCTGATCGACGCGCAGGGCTCCCTGCCCGGCGCCTTCATGGGCTCGGTGTTCTCGATGATGACGCCGATGCGCACCATGACGAAGTACAACCTCGACCTGCTCGACGCCCTCGACGACAAGAAGAAATTCCTAAATTTTCTGCGGATGGAGAAGTGGATCGCCGACCGGCCGGATCATCCCGGCGAGGCGGCCAAGCAGTGGCTGAAGGATCTCTATCAGGACAACAAGCTGGTCCAGAGTTCTTTTGAACTTGGCGGCCGGAGGGTGGATCTGAAGGCCATTACCTGCCCGGTGCTGAACGTGTACGCGCAGGACGACCACATCATTCCGCCGGCCACTTCACAGGCGCTGAAGGACAAGATCGGCACCACCGATTACACCGAGATGGGTCTGCCTGGCGGCCATGTCGGCGTGTTCGTCGGCGGCAAGGCGCAGAAGTTGCTGGGCTCGGGCATTGCAGACTGGCTCGGCCAGCGGGGGTCGGATGCTCGCTGA
- a CDS encoding poly(R)-hydroxyalkanoic acid synthase subunit PhaE, which produces MDQFDAFRAMSEFWTRAGTGLFTQGAGQSAPGFGWPTFPTSDLAGMAAAQSKLTEAWTAASALSQTLTRSLQGGPGAPDPTAGAVLAKIFDPQAWLGGSAEFDAALTRMSEGPQLADLWQTERRYAALFTAWATLRRAQSEHQAVMLDAWTRAAGTFAQEANARADRGESFASAREMMSRWIDTANAVLLEVQRSDGFLASQRAVLRASTDLRLAQQDVAAFLSEFYGQPTRAELDDVHKSLTELRREVRALRRERRQAGKVAKAAGSQIGEDAHG; this is translated from the coding sequence ATGGACCAGTTCGACGCGTTCCGGGCGATGAGCGAGTTCTGGACCCGGGCCGGAACGGGTCTCTTCACCCAAGGCGCGGGGCAATCCGCGCCCGGCTTCGGCTGGCCGACCTTTCCGACATCCGATCTCGCCGGCATGGCCGCCGCCCAGTCCAAGCTGACCGAGGCCTGGACCGCCGCCAGCGCCCTGTCGCAGACGCTGACGCGATCGCTCCAGGGCGGCCCCGGCGCGCCGGACCCGACCGCCGGGGCGGTGCTCGCCAAAATCTTCGATCCGCAGGCCTGGCTCGGCGGCTCGGCCGAGTTCGACGCGGCGCTGACCCGCATGTCCGAAGGCCCGCAACTCGCCGACCTGTGGCAGACCGAGCGGCGCTACGCGGCGCTGTTCACCGCCTGGGCGACGCTTCGGCGGGCGCAGAGCGAGCATCAGGCCGTGATGCTCGATGCCTGGACCCGGGCCGCCGGCACCTTCGCCCAGGAGGCCAATGCCCGCGCCGATCGCGGCGAGAGTTTCGCCTCCGCCCGCGAGATGATGAGCCGGTGGATCGACACCGCCAACGCGGTCCTGCTGGAGGTCCAGCGCTCGGACGGATTTCTGGCCTCGCAGCGGGCCGTGCTCCGGGCCTCGACCGATCTGCGCCTCGCCCAGCAGGACGTCGCGGCGTTCCTGTCCGAGTTCTACGGCCAGCCGACCCGGGCCGAGCTCGACGACGTGCACAAGAGCCTGACCGAGCTGCGCCGCGAGGTCCGGGCGCTGCGCCGCGAGCGGCGGCAGGCCGGCAAGGTCGCGAAGGCGGCTGGTTCACAGATCGGGGAGGACGCCCATGGCTGA
- a CDS encoding iron-containing alcohol dehydrogenase: protein MNPFTFQTTPNVLFEAGASRKLPEIVGSFGAKRVLLVTDKGVRSAGLTRAAETALASAGVTLDVYEDVVADPPSTVIEAAAKRARELGTDLVLSIGGGSALDTAKLVAYLAKSDEPLDSIYGVGLAKGDRLPLILVPTTAGTGSEVTPISIVTTPTTEKKGVVAPKLLPDWAVLDPELTLGLPSHVTAATGIDAMVHAIEAFTSKNKKNPISDQLAKQALALLSANIRTACTDGKNLEARSGMLLGSMLAGMAFANAPVAAVHALAYPVGAIFHVPHGLSNALVLMGVMRFNLSHAEALYAELAPILDPAAADLPQPEAAKRFVDSLDAICRDCKVPASLAEVGVARQDLERMATDAMKQTRLLVNNPREVTYDDAFRIYAEALGEARPAA from the coding sequence ATGAACCCGTTCACCTTCCAGACCACGCCGAACGTGCTGTTCGAGGCCGGCGCCTCCCGGAAGCTTCCGGAGATCGTCGGCAGTTTCGGGGCCAAGCGCGTCCTGCTGGTCACCGACAAGGGCGTGCGCAGCGCCGGGTTGACCCGGGCCGCCGAGACGGCTCTGGCCTCCGCGGGCGTCACCCTGGACGTCTACGAGGACGTGGTCGCTGACCCGCCCTCCACGGTGATCGAGGCGGCGGCCAAGCGCGCCCGGGAACTCGGGACCGACCTCGTCCTGTCGATCGGCGGCGGCTCGGCCCTCGATACCGCCAAGCTCGTGGCCTACCTCGCCAAGTCCGACGAGCCGCTGGATTCGATCTACGGCGTCGGCCTCGCCAAGGGCGATCGCCTGCCGCTGATCCTGGTGCCGACCACTGCCGGCACCGGCTCCGAGGTGACGCCGATCTCGATCGTCACCACGCCCACCACCGAGAAGAAGGGTGTCGTCGCGCCGAAGCTCCTGCCCGACTGGGCGGTGCTCGATCCGGAGCTGACGCTGGGCCTGCCGTCGCACGTGACGGCCGCCACCGGCATCGACGCCATGGTTCACGCGATCGAGGCCTTCACCAGCAAGAACAAGAAGAACCCGATCTCCGACCAGCTCGCCAAGCAGGCGCTGGCTTTGCTCTCGGCCAACATCCGCACCGCCTGCACGGACGGGAAGAACCTCGAGGCGCGCTCCGGCATGCTGCTCGGCTCGATGCTGGCCGGCATGGCCTTCGCCAACGCGCCGGTCGCGGCGGTGCACGCGCTGGCGTATCCGGTCGGCGCGATCTTCCATGTGCCGCACGGGCTCTCGAACGCGCTGGTGCTGATGGGCGTGATGCGCTTCAACCTCTCGCACGCGGAGGCGCTCTACGCCGAGCTGGCGCCGATCCTCGATCCCGCCGCCGCGGATCTGCCGCAGCCTGAGGCCGCCAAGCGCTTCGTGGACAGCCTCGACGCGATCTGCCGCGACTGCAAGGTTCCGGCCTCGCTCGCCGAGGTCGGCGTCGCCCGGCAGGACCTGGAGCGGATGGCCACGGACGCGATGAAGCAGACGCGGCTCCTCGTGAACAATCCGCGCGAGGTCACCTACGACGACGCGTTCAGGATCTACGCCGAGGCACTCGGGGAGGCGCGGCCCGCGGCGTGA
- a CDS encoding acetolactate synthase large subunit, with protein sequence MPKGSDLLVAALENEGVDRIFGIPGEENLDVVESLRNSKIELVLTRHEQAASFMAATHGRLTGKPGVCLSTLGPGALNFSTGAAYAHLGAMPMIIITGQKGILSSRQAKFQIVDVISSMKPITKMARQIVSASSIPTIVRDAFRVATEERPGPVLLELPEDIAAEEAEADLVPSHPIDIAVAHPAAIDRAAAMILGAKRPLVMLGAAASRPRATGELGGFVQRTGIPFFTTQMGKGTVAGGTDLYMGTAALSERDYVHEAIDKADLIIAIGHDTIEKPPFFMGQADQKVLHIGYMPANVEQVYYPDAEVVGDLGPTLKLLADKLDGKLPNAGALLHLREHILGHIADRAGEDRFPVTPQRLVRDVRRVIPEDGIVCLDNGMYKIWFARNYRTYVANTLLLDNALATMGAGLPSAMMAAMLYPKRRVMAVCGDGGFMMNSQEMETAVRLKLNLVVLVLDDSAYGMIRWKQAVDKFADYGMTFNNPDFVLYAKSYGATGHRVESVNDLVPTLDRAFAAGGVHLVAVPIDYSENTRVLVDELRAKVKDFEPAE encoded by the coding sequence ATGCCCAAGGGTTCAGATCTCCTCGTCGCAGCCCTCGAGAACGAGGGCGTCGACCGCATCTTCGGCATCCCCGGCGAGGAGAATCTCGACGTCGTCGAATCCCTGCGCAACTCCAAGATCGAGCTGGTGCTCACCCGCCACGAGCAGGCGGCGAGCTTCATGGCCGCCACCCACGGGCGGCTGACCGGCAAGCCCGGCGTCTGCCTCTCGACGCTGGGCCCGGGCGCCCTGAACTTCTCCACCGGCGCCGCCTACGCGCATCTCGGCGCGATGCCGATGATCATCATCACCGGCCAGAAGGGCATCCTGTCCTCGCGGCAGGCGAAGTTCCAGATCGTCGACGTGATCTCGTCGATGAAGCCGATCACCAAGATGGCCCGGCAGATCGTCTCGGCCTCCTCGATCCCCACCATCGTGCGCGACGCCTTCCGGGTCGCCACCGAGGAGCGGCCCGGCCCGGTCCTGCTGGAACTGCCGGAGGACATCGCCGCCGAGGAAGCCGAGGCGGATCTCGTGCCCTCGCACCCGATCGACATCGCGGTCGCACACCCGGCCGCGATCGACCGCGCCGCCGCAATGATCCTGGGGGCCAAGCGCCCGCTGGTCATGCTGGGCGCCGCCGCGAGCCGCCCGCGCGCCACCGGCGAGCTCGGCGGCTTCGTGCAGCGCACCGGCATCCCGTTCTTCACAACCCAGATGGGCAAGGGCACCGTCGCGGGCGGGACCGACCTCTACATGGGCACCGCCGCTCTTTCCGAGCGCGACTACGTCCACGAGGCGATCGACAAGGCCGACCTGATCATCGCGATCGGCCACGACACGATCGAGAAGCCGCCCTTCTTCATGGGCCAGGCCGACCAGAAGGTCCTGCACATCGGCTACATGCCGGCCAATGTCGAGCAGGTCTACTATCCCGACGCCGAGGTGGTCGGCGACCTCGGCCCGACGCTGAAGCTGCTGGCCGACAAGCTCGACGGCAAGCTCCCGAACGCGGGCGCGCTGCTGCACCTGCGCGAGCACATCCTCGGCCATATCGCCGACAGGGCCGGCGAGGACCGCTTCCCGGTGACGCCGCAGCGCCTCGTGCGCGACGTGCGCCGGGTCATCCCCGAGGACGGCATCGTCTGCCTCGACAACGGGATGTACAAGATCTGGTTCGCCCGGAACTACCGCACCTACGTGGCCAACACGCTCCTGCTCGACAACGCGCTCGCCACGATGGGCGCCGGCCTGCCCTCGGCCATGATGGCGGCGATGCTCTACCCGAAGCGGCGCGTCATGGCGGTGTGCGGCGACGGCGGCTTCATGATGAACAGCCAGGAGATGGAGACCGCCGTCCGGCTGAAGCTCAACCTCGTGGTGCTGGTGCTCGACGACTCGGCCTACGGCATGATCCGCTGGAAGCAGGCGGTCGACAAGTTCGCCGATTACGGGATGACCTTCAACAACCCGGACTTCGTGCTCTACGCGAAGTCCTACGGCGCCACCGGCCACCGGGTCGAATCGGTCAACGACCTCGTGCCGACGCTGGACCGCGCTTTCGCGGCCGGCGGCGTGCATCTCGTGGCGGTGCCGATCGACTATTCCGAGAACACCCGCGTGCTGGTCGATGAGCTGCGCGCCAAGGTGAAGGATTTCGAGCCCGCCGAGTGA
- a CDS encoding DUF2252 domain-containing protein — MDRAASNGTDLPRGQAQPDSGADDPVLAPIADFPRIDLRVGVESWDKRRQAGKRMRGAVSHAAQAAPASDPDRPDPVALIEAAHRGRQPHLIPLRVARMATSPFAFLRGAAHVMARDLAHGPRSGIDVVMNGDAHPDNFGLFGTPQRDIVLDLNDFDEVTIGPWEWDLKRLAAGIAVATGDAGVPASERRAAVKEAVTGYQHTMRRLAPQGSLDVWYQTTRADAPHLAGIRMDAEARAVVRRAVDKARRRNNRSLLGQLAERRTDGSWRLRADPPILTSVDDATRDGIVSGLERYAETLPRERRFMLDRYHVVDVAHRVVGVGSVGTRAYVALLFGNSDADALFLQVKEAVRPAHAPYLPGMPAPYAGHEGERVIYGQRLLQAVGDPLLGWTSIAGRPFYVRQMKNLKGAIPLARMSGAPLMTFAYAYGVLLARAHARTGDAAAITGYCGSGKHHDLGGAIADWAAAYAERNAADYALFRDAIASGRLEAAEDPCL, encoded by the coding sequence ATGGATCGGGCGGCAAGCAACGGCACTGACTTGCCGCGCGGTCAGGCGCAGCCCGACAGCGGGGCCGATGATCCGGTGCTGGCACCGATCGCGGATTTCCCGCGCATCGACCTGCGGGTCGGCGTCGAGTCCTGGGACAAGCGCCGGCAGGCCGGCAAGCGGATGCGCGGCGCCGTTTCCCATGCGGCCCAGGCCGCGCCCGCGTCCGATCCGGACCGCCCCGATCCGGTCGCGCTGATCGAGGCGGCGCACCGGGGACGGCAGCCGCACCTGATCCCGCTGCGGGTCGCCCGGATGGCGACGTCGCCCTTCGCGTTCCTGCGCGGCGCCGCGCACGTCATGGCCCGGGACCTCGCGCACGGGCCGCGCAGCGGCATCGACGTGGTGATGAACGGCGATGCGCACCCCGACAATTTCGGCCTGTTCGGCACGCCCCAGCGCGACATCGTCCTCGACCTCAACGACTTCGACGAGGTCACGATCGGCCCCTGGGAATGGGACCTGAAGCGTCTCGCGGCCGGCATCGCGGTCGCCACCGGCGATGCCGGCGTCCCGGCCAGCGAGCGCCGCGCCGCCGTGAAGGAGGCGGTCACCGGCTATCAGCACACGATGCGGCGCCTCGCCCCCCAGGGCTCCCTCGACGTCTGGTACCAGACCACGCGGGCCGATGCGCCGCATCTCGCCGGAATCCGGATGGATGCCGAGGCCCGGGCGGTGGTCCGGCGCGCGGTGGACAAGGCCCGGCGGCGCAACAACCGCAGCCTGCTCGGCCAGCTCGCGGAGCGGCGCACCGACGGCAGCTGGCGCCTGCGTGCGGACCCGCCGATCCTGACGTCCGTGGACGACGCGACGCGGGACGGGATCGTGTCGGGTCTGGAGCGCTACGCCGAGACCCTGCCGCGCGAGCGGCGCTTCATGCTCGACCGCTATCATGTCGTCGACGTCGCCCACCGCGTCGTCGGAGTCGGCAGCGTCGGGACCCGCGCCTACGTCGCGCTCCTGTTCGGCAATTCCGACGCGGACGCGCTCTTCCTCCAGGTCAAGGAAGCGGTCCGCCCGGCCCACGCGCCCTACCTGCCGGGCATGCCGGCGCCCTATGCCGGCCACGAAGGCGAGCGCGTGATCTACGGCCAGCGCCTGCTCCAGGCGGTGGGCGATCCGCTGCTCGGCTGGACCAGCATCGCGGGGCGGCCGTTCTACGTGCGCCAGATGAAGAACCTGAAGGGCGCGATCCCGCTGGCCCGCATGTCCGGCGCCCCGCTCATGACCTTCGCGTATGCCTACGGGGTCCTCCTCGCCCGAGCCCATGCCCGGACCGGCGACGCGGCGGCGATCACCGGCTATTGCGGCAGCGGCAAGCACCACGACCTCGGCGGCGCGATCGCCGATTGGGCCGCCGCCTACGCGGAGCGGAACGCGGCGGATTACGCGCTGTTTCGCGATGCCATCGCGAGCGGGCGGCTGGAGGCGGCCGAGGATCCGTGCCTGTGA
- a CDS encoding LysR family transcriptional regulator, whose translation MAIDHIDLTRIDLNLLVALDALLDERSVTRAAARVGIGQSAMSSSLARLRRLFDDELLTRAPDGMRPTPRALKIAEPLRATLRQVQALVHREERFDPKTVARSFTISLPDSVEVLLGPRLIAELRREAPGIRLLLRSVDRARILDELDADRVDLAIGLFSEGQIHHKQRLLYRDSYVVLFNAALIGLQPPIGLDDYLRFPHVLTSLRETAHGVVDDALALIGRSRTLAVTTPRFLVVPFLVRAAPVIATMHARLATSFASALALSVSPVPVQLDDVAVSMLWHASYDRDPAHRWLRDLLVRLAHEPAEFGVL comes from the coding sequence GTGGCCATCGACCATATCGACCTCACCCGGATCGACCTGAACCTGCTGGTCGCCCTCGACGCCCTGCTCGACGAGCGCAGCGTCACGCGGGCGGCCGCCCGGGTCGGCATCGGCCAATCGGCGATGAGTTCGAGCCTCGCCCGCCTGCGCCGCCTGTTCGACGACGAGCTCCTGACCCGCGCCCCCGACGGGATGCGCCCGACGCCGCGCGCGCTCAAGATCGCCGAGCCCCTGCGTGCCACCCTCCGGCAGGTCCAGGCGCTGGTGCACCGGGAAGAGCGGTTCGATCCGAAAACCGTTGCGCGCAGCTTCACCATCAGCCTCCCCGACAGCGTCGAGGTGCTGCTCGGGCCCCGCCTGATCGCGGAACTCCGCCGGGAGGCGCCCGGCATCCGACTGCTGCTGCGCTCCGTCGACCGGGCGCGGATCCTCGACGAGCTGGACGCCGACCGGGTCGACCTCGCGATCGGGTTGTTCTCGGAAGGACAGATCCACCACAAGCAGCGGCTTCTCTACCGTGACAGCTACGTGGTCCTGTTCAACGCCGCGCTGATCGGGCTTCAGCCGCCAATCGGACTCGACGATTACCTGCGCTTCCCCCACGTCCTCACCTCCCTGCGCGAGACCGCGCACGGGGTGGTGGACGACGCGCTCGCCCTGATCGGCCGGTCGCGGACGCTCGCGGTAACGACGCCGCGCTTCCTGGTCGTTCCGTTCCTGGTCCGCGCCGCGCCGGTGATCGCCACCATGCATGCCCGGCTCGCCACATCCTTCGCCAGCGCCCTGGCGCTCAGCGTCAGCCCGGTTCCGGTACAGCTCGACGACGTGGCGGTCTCGATGCTCTGGCACGCCTCCTACGACCGCGATCCGGCCCACCGCTGGCTGCGGGACCTGCTGGTCCGGCTGGCGCACGAGCCGGCGGAATTCGGCGTCCTCTGA